The sequence below is a genomic window from Haemophilus pittmaniae.
TGCCGCCGATGCACAAGCGGTATGGATCAACTTGTCGGGCAAAGGGATACAAGCCTTTCCTGAAGCGCGCTTATTACCAACATTAGAAATCAATAACTTAACCGAATTATTACAACTTTAATCCTATGTTTAAAAAGAAAAATCAAATCTTAGTCAGTCTTTCTATCGTCGCTCTGCTTGGTGGCTGTTCGGAAGAGGAAGTACAACGCGATGTTTATAATAGTCTGGAAGACTGCCTAGCTGACTGGAAAGAACCTGAACTGTGCGAACAACAACCGGATCGCGCGACCGATAGCGGTGCTACCTCAAACAACTCTTTAGCTGGTAATTTAAATACCCGCGGCAATACTACCGAGCAAACAGCCAATACCGCGCAGCTATCGAATGATAGCGCTACCAACGGTGAAGAGAATCACAGTAGCGCACAAAATAATGAAGGCAATGGTAGCTTAGGCGCGGCTGTCGCCGGTGCAGCTGCGGGTTATATGATCGCCCGTGCAATGGGCGGCTTTATGGGCCCCGGCTACCATCCCGGTAACCGCGGTGTAACGACCCAGAGTGGCCAAGTAATTCAACCACAAAGCAACCGTTCTGTTGGCAAGCCGGTATTAGTTAAAGGGAATGCCGGTACGGCTAACAGTAAACCGATTACACGTGGCGGCTTTAAAAGTCCAAATAGCAATAATCGCAGTTGGGGGGGTTAAGCATGAAACGACTCAAGCATTTCCCAACTCGTCCAAATATGGAACAACAATTACGTGATGTCGGTTTCGATTATTTTGATCTGCCCTCTTCCGATGGCTCCCATTATTGGTCGGATAATGTGGCCTATGAATTCCGTTTGGAAGAAATCGATCGCATTGAAGATGCCGCCAATGAATTGCATGGCATGTGCATGGACTTCGTCACCGATGAAATCAAGCAGGGCGATTATGCCTACTACCATTTTAACGATTTACAATGCCAACTGATCGAACAATCTTGGCGCAATGGCGAGCTATCGCTATATGGCCGTTTTGACTTTGGCTACAACGGCAATGAGCTCAAATTATTCGAATACAACGCCGACACCCCAACGTCATTACTAGAATCCGCAGTGGTGCAATGGCAATGGTTGGAGCAAATTGAAGGTCTACAACATCGAGACCAATTCAATTGGATCCACGAAGAACTATTAACCCGCTTGCAAATGTTACGCTCACAAAGCGAAGGCAATGATTTCCATTTTTGCGGCATGAACGAAGCCGGCCGTGAAGACTGGGGCAACTTGGATTATTTGGCTGATGTGGCCTATAGCGCGGGTTGGCGCATTCATCAATTAGCCGTGGAAGACATCGGTTATGACAGCGAAAGCAAACAGTTCATGGATCTCAACGATCAGCCAATTAACATGTTGTTTAAGCTCTATCCCTTAGAATGGATGACCCGCACCGATTTTGCACCGCATATCCCCGATAGCCAATGCCATTTCTTTGAGCCTGCTTGGAAATTACTATTAAGTAATAAAGCCTTGTTGGCCAAACTCTGGCAACGCCATCCGAATCATCCGTTGCTTCTACCGGCCTATTTCAATCGTGCGGATATTAGTGATCGACAAAATATTTGGGTCAAAAAGCCATTGCTCGGGCGGGAAGGCGCCAATATTTCCTATTATGAGAAAGGTAACGGCTTAGAATTTGCCGCTAAAGGCAGCGAGCATTCTGCCTTTTACGACAATGCCGGCTATATCTACCAACAGAAATTCGAACTACCAAATTTTGATGGCATGTATCCGGTCTTGGGCGTGTGGATGGTGGGCAACATTGCCTGCGGTATGGGAATTCGTGAGGACTTCACCGCTGTCACCGGTAATGACAGCCACTTCGTTCCCCATTATTTTATTCCTTAAAAAAAAGACAAAGGGGGCAAACGCCCCCTTTAAATCCAAAGTTTTTGCCAAAACAACATGTAAGTTATTGATTTTATTAGGATTGATTTAAAAATCTATCTTTCCCCTAATTCCACCACAACACCAACATTACGCGCTTGAGCCACGGCCTGTGGTTTACTCAAACGTAAACGCAGCCAAGGAATCGAAAATTGCGTCCGCAATTGCTCAGCCACCTCGTAAGCCACTCGCTCAATTAACAAAAAAGGCTTAGATTGCACATAGGCTGTAATAAACTCACTCACTTCTGCATAATTTAAACAATATTGTACATCGTCAGTCAGTGCCGCTTGACGACAATCCCAGGCCATTTCCAGATCAAATACCAGCTTTTGTTTAATTTTTTGTTCCCAGTCATATACGCCAATTTGTGCAAATACCGTTAAACCTTCAATAAATACCGTATCCATAAAGCAATTCCTTAAAATTTGGGTAGGCGTATGCTACCAAGTTTGGGTAGAATAACGAACACCTTTTTGCCGATGGAGTCGCCAATGAGCTTATTCGCCCTTTGTTATATGATTTTTGCCTATTTACTAGGCTCTATTTCCAGTGCCATTTTAATCTGCAAAGCGGCTGGTTTGCCCGATCCGCGCGAGAATGGTTCACACAATCCGGGGGCAACCAATGTGCTGCGTATCGGCGGTCATTGGGCCGCGCTGGCGGTATTACTATTCGATATTCTCAAGGGCATGTTGCCGGTATGGCTCGGTTATTATTTAGGGCTAACCCAGTTTGAATTAGGAATGGTGGCATTAGGTGCCTGCTTGGGACATATTTTCCCGATTTATTTTCGTTTCAAAGGTGGCAAGGGCGTAGCTACTGCATTTGGGGCGATAGCGCCAATCGGTTGGTCGGTCGCCAGCACTATGTTTGGTACCTGGCTGTTGGTCTTCTTGTTAAGTGGTTACTCTTCACTCAGTGCGGTAATTACTGCGCTGCTGGTGCCGTTTTATGTTTGGTGGTTTAAACCCGAATTTACGTTTCCCGTTGCGTTAGTCTGTTGTTTGTTGATCTATCGTCACCATGAAAATATTCAACGACTCTGGCGCGGTCAAGAAGATAAAATGTGGTCAAAATTTAAGAAAAAATAGATTTTTAAATCAATCCTAATAAAATCAATAACTTACATATTGTTTTAGCAAAAACGTTTAATTTTAAAGGGGCGTTTGGCGGTTGCCGAAAAACTTCCCGTATTGAAGCCATAAAAAAAGTGCGGTCCTATGAGAGCGCACTTTTTATTTATCTGGCTATGCGTAACTTACAGCAAACTCATTGCTAAATGCTTCGCGCCTTTGAAATCAACTTTGCCGCTTCCTAGCATCGGGATTTCGTCCACCAAGAAGACTTGGCTCGGGAGCATAATCGGCGGTACATTCAGTCCTTTAATGCGCTCATTAATTTCCTCCAAGGAAAGCGCAGACTTGATTAAAAGTACAATGCTCTCGCCTTTCTTGTCATCGCTTACTGCCACCGCAACGAACTGATTTTCCTCATCAAATACTTGTGAAAGTTTTTCTTCCACGCTACCAAGGCTGATCATTTCACCGCCCACTTTAGCAAATCGGGAATAGCGATCCACAATGGTAATAAAGCCGTTATGATCGATATGCCCTTTATCACCGGTTTTGTAGTAACGTACCCCGTCAAGTTCTACAATCACATCAGCCGTTTTCTCTGGATCATTCAGATAACCTTTCATTACCTGTCCGCCACCAATTAAGATCAAACCATCTTCACCCACCGGTAATTCCTGCAAGCTTTCCGGATCTACAATTTTAATAATGGTACCAGGCAATGGTAGGCCAACTGTACCCTGTTGATTAAAGGTAAATTCTTTTAGGGTTTCCGGATCGAGCAAGTTAGGCATATTCACACTGGCCACCGGCGCCGTTTCGGTCGCACCATAACCTTCGTAAATTTCCACTCCAAATTTCAGCTTGAAGGCTTCTTTTACATCCGCT
It includes:
- a CDS encoding glutathionylspermidine synthase family protein; the encoded protein is MKRLKHFPTRPNMEQQLRDVGFDYFDLPSSDGSHYWSDNVAYEFRLEEIDRIEDAANELHGMCMDFVTDEIKQGDYAYYHFNDLQCQLIEQSWRNGELSLYGRFDFGYNGNELKLFEYNADTPTSLLESAVVQWQWLEQIEGLQHRDQFNWIHEELLTRLQMLRSQSEGNDFHFCGMNEAGREDWGNLDYLADVAYSAGWRIHQLAVEDIGYDSESKQFMDLNDQPINMLFKLYPLEWMTRTDFAPHIPDSQCHFFEPAWKLLLSNKALLAKLWQRHPNHPLLLPAYFNRADISDRQNIWVKKPLLGREGANISYYEKGNGLEFAAKGSEHSAFYDNAGYIYQQKFELPNFDGMYPVLGVWMVGNIACGMGIREDFTAVTGNDSHFVPHYFIP
- the folB gene encoding dihydroneopterin aldolase, with protein sequence MDTVFIEGLTVFAQIGVYDWEQKIKQKLVFDLEMAWDCRQAALTDDVQYCLNYAEVSEFITAYVQSKPFLLIERVAYEVAEQLRTQFSIPWLRLRLSKPQAVAQARNVGVVVELGER
- the plsY gene encoding glycerol-3-phosphate 1-O-acyltransferase PlsY — encoded protein: MSLFALCYMIFAYLLGSISSAILICKAAGLPDPRENGSHNPGATNVLRIGGHWAALAVLLFDILKGMLPVWLGYYLGLTQFELGMVALGACLGHIFPIYFRFKGGKGVATAFGAIAPIGWSVASTMFGTWLLVFLLSGYSSLSAVITALLVPFYVWWFKPEFTFPVALVCCLLIYRHHENIQRLWRGQEDKMWSKFKKK